A genomic window from Methanobrevibacter sp. TLL-48-HuF1 includes:
- a CDS encoding peptidase U32 family protein: protein MVELLSPAGNFISLRAVLENGADATYFGLDDFNMRANAKNFSLNDLSEVSKIAKEYSAKTYLCSNVVLNEDRAMELKNNLEEIAASEIDGIILSDIGLIEDVVGNGLEAHISVQENISNSFILKTLKRLGAKRAILSRELSLEDIKKTVKNSPIETEVFIHGAMCMAISGRCFLSSGLYGRSANCGDCLQPCRKNWTMTFEEDNNDSVINLSEVNDESFVISKSYDDSYRTNFFSPKDMMMIEHIPELIEVGIDSFKIEGRARSPDYGAMVTDVYRQAIDKYYECPKEYKINPQWIEELKSVFNRGFDTGFYFNTPFETSENNQSKFIKKDIGQVVNYFNKVKVAELKIWDDLAIGDEILIQGKTTGSIKHKIDSMQINGENVENVEKGNNVGVAIPTKVREHDFVYKLVKR from the coding sequence ATGGTTGAATTGTTATCTCCTGCAGGAAATTTTATTTCTCTTAGGGCAGTTTTAGAAAATGGGGCGGATGCCACTTATTTTGGTCTTGATGACTTTAATATGAGGGCAAATGCTAAAAATTTTTCTTTAAATGATTTATCTGAAGTTTCTAAAATAGCTAAAGAATATTCAGCCAAAACTTATTTGTGCAGCAATGTTGTTTTAAATGAAGATAGAGCTATGGAATTGAAAAATAACCTGGAGGAAATTGCAGCATCTGAAATTGATGGGATTATTTTATCAGATATAGGATTAATAGAAGATGTTGTTGGTAACGGACTTGAAGCACATATAAGTGTTCAGGAAAATATTTCCAATTCTTTCATCTTAAAAACACTTAAGAGGTTAGGTGCTAAAAGAGCTATTTTATCAAGGGAGCTTAGTTTGGAAGATATTAAAAAGACAGTTAAAAATTCTCCAATTGAAACAGAAGTTTTTATACATGGTGCAATGTGCATGGCAATATCTGGCAGATGTTTTTTAAGTTCAGGATTATATGGCCGTAGTGCAAACTGTGGTGACTGTCTGCAGCCATGCCGTAAAAACTGGACGATGACCTTTGAAGAGGATAATAATGACAGTGTAATAAACCTCTCTGAAGTTAATGACGAGTCATTTGTAATATCCAAATCATATGACGACAGCTACAGAACGAACTTCTTTTCACCAAAGGATATGATGATGATAGAACATATTCCGGAGCTAATTGAAGTGGGAATTGATTCATTTAAAATAGAGGGAAGAGCCAGAAGTCCTGATTATGGTGCAATGGTAACTGATGTTTACAGGCAGGCTATTGATAAGTATTATGAATGTCCTAAAGAGTACAAAATAAATCCTCAATGGATTGAAGAGCTTAAAAGTGTATTTAACCGTGGTTTTGACACCGGATTTTACTTCAACACTCCTTTTGAAACAAGTGAAAATAACCAGTCAAAATTCATTAAAAAAGATATTGGTCAGGTTGTTAATTATTTTAACAAAGTAAAAGTCGCAGAACTTAAAATATGGGATGATTTAGCTATTGGAGATGAAATTTTAATACAGGGAAAAACTACAGGTTCCATAAAACATAAAATTGATTCAATGCAAATCAATGGTGAAAATGTTGAAAATGTTGAAAAAGGTAATAATGTGGGAGTAGCTATTCCAACAAAAGTAAGGGAGCATGATTTTGTTTATAAACTAGTTAAAAGGTAA
- the cfbC gene encoding Ni-sirohydrochlorin a,c-diamide reductive cyclase ATP-dependent reductase subunit, with protein MIKKIAIYGKGGIGKSTTVANLSAVYANNDLNCLVIGCDPKADTTRTLCGRRIPTVVDTLKNNRKPAEEDIVVKGYNDILCVESGGPEPGVGCAGRGVIVAMKRLENLGVFDKDLDVVIYDVLGDVVCGGFSVPLREKYADEVIIVTSGEYMSLYAANNIVKGIKKLKGNLSGIICNCRNVDHEKEIVSEFASKIGTRIIGTINRSNLIQESELDAKTVVEKHPESKEANEYDVLATNIMENKVFTTPEPMDDEDFEKFFKSFLE; from the coding sequence TTGATTAAAAAGATAGCTATTTATGGAAAAGGCGGAATTGGAAAAAGTACAACAGTAGCTAATTTATCTGCAGTTTATGCAAATAATGATTTGAACTGTCTGGTTATAGGATGTGATCCAAAAGCTGATACAACACGTACATTATGTGGCAGAAGAATCCCGACAGTTGTAGACACACTTAAAAATAACAGAAAACCTGCTGAAGAGGATATTGTTGTAAAAGGTTACAATGATATTTTATGTGTTGAAAGCGGAGGTCCTGAACCCGGTGTTGGCTGTGCAGGACGTGGTGTAATAGTAGCCATGAAAAGACTTGAAAACTTAGGGGTTTTTGATAAGGATTTGGATGTAGTCATTTATGATGTACTTGGAGATGTTGTTTGCGGAGGTTTTTCAGTACCTTTACGTGAAAAGTACGCTGATGAAGTAATAATTGTAACTTCCGGAGAATATATGTCTTTATATGCGGCCAATAATATTGTTAAAGGAATTAAAAAACTTAAAGGAAATTTAAGCGGAATAATCTGCAACTGCAGAAATGTTGACCATGAAAAAGAAATTGTCAGTGAATTTGCATCAAAGATAGGCACTCGTATTATTGGAACTATCAATAGAAGTAATTTAATTCAGGAAAGTGAATTAGATGCAAAAACCGTTGTAGAAAAACACCCTGAATCTAAGGAAGCTAATGAATATGATGTCTTAGCTACAAATATTATGGAGAATAAAGTTTTCACAACACCGGAACCTATGGATGATGAGGATTTTGAAAAATTTTTCAAATCATTTTTAGAATAA
- a CDS encoding CDP-alcohol phosphatidyltransferase family protein — MNKRHLADSLSLSRIIFGILFAYGVFYLNSNLFVILVIYFLAVLSDVSDGRIARRYKIDNKNKGAKVDVLSDFAFIILSSFALCYANLLPFWFLIVITLKLIEFFKTSSEGLEYEKFGTLVALMFYALPCVIVLLNFFKVSVTVNLMLCIFITACAIISSGLRIIHKRRN; from the coding sequence ATGAATAAACGGCATTTGGCAGATAGTTTAAGTTTGTCCAGGATAATTTTCGGAATTTTATTTGCTTATGGTGTTTTTTATTTAAACAGCAATCTGTTCGTTATACTGGTTATTTACTTTTTAGCTGTTTTAAGTGATGTTTCAGATGGCAGAATAGCTCGCAGATACAAAATAGATAATAAAAATAAGGGAGCAAAAGTAGATGTTTTATCAGATTTTGCATTTATTATATTAAGCTCTTTTGCATTATGTTATGCAAATTTACTGCCATTTTGGTTTTTAATTGTAATAACCTTGAAATTAATAGAGTTTTTCAAAACAAGCTCTGAAGGCTTGGAATATGAAAAATTTGGAACTTTAGTAGCTTTAATGTTTTATGCTCTTCCATGTGTAATTGTTTTATTAAACTTCTTTAAAGTTTCTGTAACTGTAAATTTAATGTTATGCATATTTATTACAGCATGTGCAATTATATCATCAGGTCTAAGAATAATACATAAAAGGAGAAATTAA
- a CDS encoding Ig-like domain-containing protein — protein MLKSKILIISTMILFILSISAVNAENVTSSMVNDTVNDEFHITDGKNLNATSNVLYDGKDGSVLENKNSNNAFFKYDGNNTVVSKEKPKMNVIAEDSIIFGENLTVKVELPKDANPSWVLMSVGEIYYYVKIDDEGVSLWNMTDLEAGIQYIKIGYRGNNKYESVEVFHTVNVIKANPNLNVFIKDVNYGENLTIYATLKGVNNTNLTGNVIVTINNKNYYVVVINGKGNVSADKLPVGLYNFSATWAGNDNYNGTDISGGFKVNKIDPALVVDVKDIKVGENATISVNLDSDATGNVTITLDNQNYTVAINEGQAIKVIGGLKVGDYNVAVKYGGDNNYNAVNVNATFTVSIMVPAMDVIVNNITFGQNLTVDVILPKEASGNVTITIDNKDYISVVKNGKASQVISNLSSDNYTLLVKYGGNKEYASVNSTKNINVAKASPKFEVAIKNVDYGENLIIEVILNGANNDKLTGMVDVTINNKNYTVGVVNGRGIAIGDKLPAGVYNFSAAWSGNDNYNGTNTSGSFKVNKIAPRIDVLVNDIVFGQNAIVNIVLPEDVNDNVIFSVDDVEKTLAIVNGKANYAVKDLDSGNHMIMVKYEGSDKYTSVNATKNIKVAKANASLNVIVNDVDYGNVYVIDTVLTGVNNAKLTENIFVTINNKNYTVEVVNGKGTLLGDKLGAGVYNFSAIWDGNDNYNLTADSGKFKINKINSTVSVGADDIRVGENVTVTVSLASDTTGNVTISVDNQVYNVAIENGSVVKTISDFKAGIYDVFVKYIGDDNYNSAQNTTKFTVLKISDYNMDVAVPEAKDGVNSTVVVDLPEDATGTVTVEIDGENYTANVTKGTAKVNIPGLGVGEYNITTTYSGDAKYDLMTKKGNITVVPNFNLSADDVAMFYHDGTPLVAKLTDSQGKPIVNATIYFNINGVDYAKSTDANGTASMGLNLESGIYPVTVTYNGSDICSKISKNITVTINPSIIAKNLVKMYQNATRFYTKFTDSTGKALANTTVKFNIHGVFYTKTTNKDGVTDLGIMLRPGTYILTAYNPVTGEEKGFNITVKSLIAAHDITKYYMNASAFQATIYDKNGSLAVGKNVTFNINGVFYTKTTDSNGVASLGIALRPGNYTITTMYDALDVGNNVTVISTLVTKDLDMKYLDGSNFTALTLDGQGKPLANQNVSFNVNGVLYHKVTNKDGIASLGIRLMSGKYIITSYWNDFQTGNTIIIRDFN, from the coding sequence ATGCTTAAAAGTAAAATTTTAATAATTTCAACTATGATTTTATTCATACTATCTATTTCGGCAGTTAATGCAGAAAATGTAACTTCCAGTATGGTTAATGACACAGTAAATGATGAGTTTCACATAACTGATGGGAAAAATTTAAATGCCACTTCTAATGTGTTATATGATGGAAAAGATGGAAGCGTTTTAGAAAATAAAAACAGTAATAATGCTTTTTTTAAGTATGATGGGAATAATACTGTTGTATCTAAAGAAAAGCCTAAAATGAATGTAATTGCTGAGGATAGTATAATCTTTGGTGAAAATTTAACTGTTAAAGTTGAATTACCTAAGGATGCTAATCCTAGTTGGGTGCTGATGTCTGTTGGTGAAATTTATTATTATGTTAAAATTGACGATGAAGGCGTATCATTATGGAATATGACTGATTTAGAAGCAGGTATTCAATATATTAAAATTGGATATCGGGGCAATAATAAATATGAATCAGTTGAAGTTTTTCATACTGTAAATGTTATTAAAGCTAATCCAAATCTTAATGTATTTATTAAAGATGTTAACTATGGTGAAAATTTAACTATTTATGCTACTTTAAAAGGTGTAAATAATACTAATTTAACCGGTAATGTAATTGTAACAATTAATAATAAAAATTACTATGTAGTGGTTATTAACGGTAAGGGAAATGTTTCTGCTGATAAGCTGCCTGTGGGATTGTATAATTTCAGTGCTACCTGGGCTGGAAATGATAACTATAATGGAACTGATATTTCTGGCGGTTTTAAAGTTAATAAAATAGATCCTGCACTTGTTGTTGATGTTAAAGATATTAAAGTTGGGGAAAACGCAACTATTAGTGTTAATTTAGATAGTGATGCTACAGGCAATGTAACTATTACGCTTGATAATCAGAACTATACAGTAGCTATTAATGAAGGTCAGGCAATTAAAGTAATAGGCGGACTTAAAGTAGGTGATTATAATGTAGCTGTTAAATATGGTGGTGATAACAATTATAATGCAGTAAATGTTAATGCAACTTTTACAGTATCTATAATGGTTCCTGCAATGGATGTAATTGTTAATAATATTACATTTGGCCAAAATTTAACTGTTGATGTTATTTTACCTAAAGAAGCTAGTGGTAATGTAACTATTACTATTGATAATAAAGATTACATTTCTGTTGTTAAAAATGGTAAAGCCAGCCAAGTTATTTCTAATTTATCTTCTGATAATTATACACTTTTAGTTAAATATGGGGGCAATAAAGAATATGCTAGTGTTAATTCTACTAAAAACATTAATGTAGCTAAAGCATCACCAAAGTTTGAGGTAGCTATTAAAAATGTTGATTATGGTGAAAATTTAATTATTGAGGTTATATTAAATGGTGCAAATAATGATAAATTAACAGGCATGGTAGATGTGACGATTAATAATAAAAATTACACTGTGGGAGTTGTTAATGGTAGAGGCATAGCTATTGGTGATAAATTACCTGCGGGAGTTTATAATTTTAGTGCTGCTTGGAGCGGAAATGATAATTATAATGGAACGAATACTTCAGGTAGTTTTAAAGTTAATAAAATAGCTCCTAGAATAGATGTACTTGTTAATGATATTGTTTTTGGCCAAAATGCAATTGTTAATATTGTTTTGCCTGAGGATGTTAATGATAATGTCATTTTTTCTGTTGATGATGTTGAAAAAACTCTTGCTATTGTAAATGGTAAAGCTAATTATGCTGTTAAAGATTTAGATTCTGGCAATCATATGATTATGGTTAAATATGAAGGTAGTGATAAATACACTTCAGTTAATGCAACTAAAAATATTAAAGTAGCTAAAGCAAATGCCTCTTTAAATGTCATTGTTAATGATGTTGATTATGGTAATGTATATGTTATTGACACTGTTTTAACTGGTGTTAATAATGCTAAATTAACTGAAAACATATTTGTCACTATTAATAATAAAAATTACACTGTAGAAGTTGTTAATGGTAAAGGTACTCTTTTAGGAGATAAATTAGGAGCAGGTGTTTATAATTTTAGCGCTATTTGGGATGGAAATGATAATTACAATTTAACTGCTGATTCTGGCAAGTTTAAGATTAATAAAATAAATTCAACAGTTAGTGTTGGTGCTGACGATATTAGAGTTGGTGAAAATGTAACTGTCACAGTTTCTTTAGCTAGTGATACTACTGGAAATGTAACCATTAGTGTTGATAATCAAGTTTATAATGTAGCTATTGAAAATGGCAGTGTAGTTAAAACGATATCTGATTTTAAAGCGGGTATTTATGATGTATTTGTTAAATATATAGGTGATGACAATTATAATAGTGCTCAAAACACAACTAAATTTACTGTATTAAAAATATCTGATTATAATATGGATGTTGCTGTTCCTGAAGCTAAAGATGGAGTAAATTCTACTGTTGTTGTAGATTTGCCTGAAGATGCAACTGGAACCGTCACTGTTGAAATTGACGGTGAAAATTACACTGCAAATGTAACTAAGGGAACTGCAAAAGTAAATATTCCTGGATTGGGTGTTGGAGAGTATAATATCACTACAACTTACTCTGGTGATGCTAAATATGATTTGATGACTAAAAAAGGAAACATAACAGTTGTCCCTAATTTTAATTTAAGTGCTGATGATGTTGCAATGTTTTATCATGATGGAACTCCTTTAGTTGCTAAATTAACAGATTCTCAAGGTAAACCAATAGTTAATGCTACTATATACTTCAATATTAATGGTGTGGACTATGCTAAATCTACTGATGCTAATGGTACTGCATCTATGGGACTTAATTTAGAATCTGGTATATATCCAGTAACTGTAACTTATAATGGATCTGATATATGCAGCAAAATCTCCAAAAATATCACTGTAACTATTAATCCAAGTATCATAGCTAAAAATTTAGTTAAAATGTATCAGAACGCTACAAGATTTTACACTAAATTTACTGACAGCACAGGAAAAGCACTAGCTAACACTACTGTTAAATTTAACATCCATGGAGTATTCTACACTAAAACAACTAATAAAGATGGTGTAACTGATTTAGGTATTATGTTAAGACCTGGAACTTACATTTTAACTGCTTACAACCCTGTAACCGGTGAAGAAAAAGGATTTAACATAACAGTAAAATCATTAATTGCGGCTCATGATATAACTAAATATTATATGAATGCATCTGCTTTTCAAGCAACTATCTATGATAAAAACGGATCCTTAGCAGTAGGTAAAAATGTAACATTTAACATCAATGGTGTATTTTACACTAAAACAACTGATTCAAATGGTGTTGCAAGCTTAGGAATAGCTTTAAGACCAGGAAACTATACCATTACAACAATGTATGATGCTTTGGATGTAGGTAATAATGTAACTGTTATTTCGACTTTAGTAACTAAAGATTTAGATATGAAATATTTAGATGGCAGCAATTTCACTGCTTTAACTTTAGATGGTCAAGGTAAACCATTAGCTAATCAAAATGTATCATTTAATGTAAATGGTGTCTTATATCACAAAGTTACTAATAAAGATGGTATTGCAAGCTTAGGAATCAGATTAATGAGTGGAAAATACATTATTACATCTTACTGGAATGACTTCCAAACAGGAAACACAATAATTATAAGAGATTTTAATTAA
- the galE gene encoding UDP-glucose 4-epimerase GalE — protein MILVTGGAGYIGAHTNKALNQAGYETVVVDNLVKGYEDFVKWGHFENYDFGSKDLREVFEKYDIDGVLHFGAFSSVAESVELPQKYFKNNYKNTINLLQIMREFGVNKFILSSTAAVYGNPEKVPITEDQELKPINPYGHSKFITEKALEREAAKGDFNYVALRYFNAAGCDFDCEIGELHEPETHLIPLVLDAAIGRRDSISIFGTDYNTPDGTCVRDYIHVNDLAKAHIDAYEYLCNENESNVFNLGNGKGFSVKEVIDMVKKVTGKDFPVKLDERREGDPDILIADATKIKDKLGWTPQYDLETIVESAWNWHKKIYQD, from the coding sequence GTGATTCTAGTTACTGGTGGAGCAGGTTACATAGGTGCTCATACTAATAAAGCCCTAAATCAGGCAGGTTATGAAACTGTCGTTGTTGATAATCTTGTTAAAGGTTATGAAGACTTTGTTAAATGGGGACATTTTGAAAACTACGACTTTGGAAGTAAAGATTTAAGAGAAGTTTTTGAAAAGTATGATATTGATGGGGTCTTGCACTTTGGAGCATTTTCATCAGTAGCTGAATCCGTTGAATTACCTCAAAAATATTTTAAAAATAACTATAAAAATACAATTAATCTTTTACAAATAATGAGAGAATTTGGCGTTAATAAGTTTATTCTCTCATCTACTGCTGCAGTATATGGAAACCCTGAAAAGGTTCCTATTACAGAAGATCAGGAATTAAAACCAATTAATCCGTATGGTCATTCTAAATTCATAACTGAAAAGGCATTGGAACGTGAAGCTGCAAAAGGAGATTTTAATTATGTGGCTTTAAGATATTTCAATGCTGCAGGATGTGATTTTGATTGTGAAATTGGGGAATTACATGAACCGGAAACTCATTTAATTCCTTTAGTATTAGATGCAGCTATTGGAAGAAGAGATTCCATTTCTATTTTTGGAACTGATTATAATACTCCAGACGGAACATGTGTCCGTGATTATATTCATGTAAATGATTTGGCTAAAGCTCACATTGATGCTTATGAATATTTATGTAATGAAAACGAATCTAATGTATTTAATTTAGGTAATGGAAAAGGATTTTCTGTTAAAGAAGTAATTGACATGGTTAAAAAAGTAACTGGAAAAGATTTCCCGGTTAAATTAGATGAACGCCGTGAAGGAGATCCTGATATTTTAATAGCTGATGCAACAAAAATTAAAGATAAATTAGGTTGGACTCCACAGTACGATTTGGAAACTATTGTTGAATCTGCTTGGAACTGGCATAAAAAAATATATCAGGACTAG
- the purF gene encoding amidophosphoribosyltransferase — MIYGRLSMQGEMQDKCGVVGIHSVDDSKDVSSLVYYCLYALQHRGQESAGMATFSPDKGLNYYCGMGLVTDVFKDYEINNLQGNMAIGHVRYSTTGESKLENSQPFVTDFDDGFIAMAHNGDIVNSAELRDELIREGYEFKSGTDSEVICYMLRKEHYANGKSIIESIEAVSKKLVGSYALTILVNGELYGVRGPAGIKPLAIAKRGDDFIIASETVAFDVINAEFIRDVKPGEIIYFENNEIRSSMLELADSTPLAHCMFEYVYFARPDSTIDNVNVYQTRLNIGKQLYEQFPIDADVVIPVPDSSIPAAIGYSRASGITYGEGLIKNRYVGRTFIMPTQEERELAVRLKLNPIKEAIKGKKIVLIDDSIVRGTTSKSLIDFVKESEPAEIHFLVGCPPVIAPCYYGVAMASKKELIAANYSVEEIRQQLDIDTLGYISLESLVKAIGMPKEDLCLGCLNECYPTELPDDIEAETYYKP; from the coding sequence ATGATATATGGGAGATTGTCAATGCAAGGGGAAATGCAAGATAAATGTGGTGTTGTGGGAATACATTCTGTAGATGATTCTAAGGATGTTTCTTCTTTGGTTTATTATTGTTTATATGCTCTTCAGCATAGGGGTCAGGAATCTGCAGGAATGGCTACTTTTAGTCCAGATAAGGGATTAAATTATTACTGTGGTATGGGTTTAGTGACTGATGTTTTTAAGGATTATGAAATTAATAATCTTCAGGGAAACATGGCTATTGGTCATGTAAGGTATTCAACTACAGGCGAATCCAAACTTGAAAATTCACAACCTTTTGTAACTGATTTTGATGATGGGTTTATAGCTATGGCTCATAATGGAGATATTGTAAATTCTGCTGAATTAAGAGATGAGCTTATTCGTGAAGGTTATGAGTTTAAATCAGGTACAGATTCTGAAGTAATCTGTTATATGTTAAGAAAGGAACATTATGCTAATGGTAAAAGTATTATAGAATCCATTGAAGCAGTTTCTAAAAAATTAGTAGGATCATATGCATTAACTATACTTGTTAATGGTGAGTTATATGGGGTTCGAGGTCCTGCTGGAATAAAACCTTTAGCAATAGCTAAAAGAGGGGATGATTTTATTATAGCTTCTGAAACTGTTGCTTTTGATGTAATTAATGCTGAATTCATAAGGGATGTAAAACCTGGAGAAATTATATATTTTGAAAATAATGAAATTCGCAGTTCCATGCTGGAATTGGCTGATTCAACTCCTCTTGCTCATTGCATGTTTGAATATGTTTACTTTGCAAGACCTGACAGTACAATTGATAATGTTAATGTATATCAGACACGATTAAACATTGGAAAACAGTTATATGAACAGTTTCCGATTGATGCTGATGTAGTTATTCCTGTACCTGATTCTTCAATTCCTGCAGCTATCGGGTATTCAAGAGCTTCTGGAATTACTTATGGTGAAGGTTTAATTAAAAACAGGTATGTTGGAAGGACTTTTATCATGCCTACTCAGGAAGAACGTGAACTGGCTGTCAGACTTAAATTAAATCCAATTAAAGAAGCTATTAAAGGTAAAAAAATAGTTTTAATTGATGACAGTATTGTTCGAGGAACAACTTCCAAATCTTTAATTGATTTTGTAAAGGAATCAGAACCTGCTGAAATACACTTTTTGGTAGGCTGTCCTCCGGTTATAGCTCCGTGTTATTATGGTGTAGCTATGGCAAGTAAAAAAGAATTAATTGCAGCTAATTATTCTGTTGAAGAGATAAGGCAACAGTTAGATATTGATACTTTAGGATATATCAGTTTGGAATCACTGGTAAAAGCTATTGGAATGCCTAAAGAAGATTTATGTTTAGGCTGTTTAAATGAATGTTATCCGACAGAGCTTCCTGATGATATTGAAGCTGAAACATATTATAAACCTTAA
- the serS gene encoding serine--tRNA ligase, with protein MLDIKLFRENPELIFDSEKKRFRGTETAEKVIEYDTLWREGEKRLNFLRSEKNRLSKSFKKAKEEGNLEEVIAQSKEVSNEIKELGPKIEEYKKSRDDYRYKVGNIIDEDVPISDTEDDNEIVKKYGEIPEFDFEPLNHVDLIEKIDGADMKTAAQIAGARFYYLKQDILHLNLALIQFALNELESKGYIPLQTPFFVKGEVAAETSELGEFEETLYKVADEDLYLIATAEQTLAALHRDEIIAPEDLPIQYCALSTCFRKEAGSHGKDTLGIFRVHQFEKIEQFIYTTPEESKNAHKKLLEVTEEIYQKLGLHYQVVAIVSSALNDNAAIKYDLEAWFPGSKAYRELVSCTNCKDYQARKTKTRFGKAGSGDAQTLHTLNSTAIATERTICCLLENYQQEDGSVKVPDVLVPYMGGRTVINAVK; from the coding sequence TTGTTAGATATAAAATTATTCAGAGAAAATCCGGAATTAATTTTTGATTCTGAGAAAAAAAGATTTAGAGGAACAGAAACTGCTGAAAAAGTTATTGAATATGATACTTTATGGAGAGAAGGGGAAAAAAGATTAAACTTTTTACGTTCTGAAAAAAACAGATTATCTAAATCATTTAAAAAAGCTAAAGAAGAAGGTAATTTAGAAGAAGTCATTGCCCAATCTAAGGAAGTATCTAATGAAATTAAAGAATTAGGGCCTAAAATTGAGGAATATAAAAAATCACGTGATGATTACAGATATAAAGTAGGAAATATTATTGATGAAGATGTGCCGATTTCCGATACTGAAGATGATAATGAAATTGTAAAGAAATACGGTGAAATTCCTGAATTTGATTTTGAACCGTTGAATCATGTAGATTTAATTGAAAAAATTGACGGTGCAGACATGAAAACAGCAGCTCAAATAGCTGGTGCAAGGTTTTATTATTTAAAGCAGGATATTTTACATCTTAATTTAGCTTTGATTCAATTTGCTCTAAATGAATTGGAATCTAAAGGTTATATTCCTCTTCAGACTCCTTTTTTCGTTAAAGGTGAAGTAGCTGCAGAAACTTCTGAATTAGGTGAATTTGAAGAAACTTTATATAAAGTAGCTGATGAAGATTTATATTTGATAGCTACTGCAGAACAGACTTTAGCTGCACTTCACAGAGATGAAATCATTGCTCCTGAAGATTTGCCTATTCAGTATTGTGCTCTTTCAACCTGTTTTAGAAAAGAAGCAGGATCTCACGGTAAAGATACTTTAGGAATATTCAGAGTTCATCAGTTTGAAAAAATTGAACAGTTTATTTACACAACTCCGGAAGAGTCCAAAAATGCTCATAAAAAGTTGCTTGAAGTAACTGAAGAAATATATCAGAAATTAGGCCTACATTATCAGGTAGTAGCTATTGTGTCCTCAGCACTTAATGATAATGCAGCTATCAAATATGATCTTGAGGCATGGTTCCCCGGTTCCAAAGCTTACAGAGAATTAGTTTCATGTACTAACTGTAAGGATTATCAGGCAAGAAAAACCAAAACACGTTTTGGAAAAGCAGGTTCCGGAGATGCACAGACTCTACATACTTTAAACAGTACTGCAATAGCTACTGAAAGGACTATCTGCTGTTTACTTGAAAATTATCAGCAGGAAGATGGAAGTGTTAAAGTTCCTGATGTTTTAGTTCCTTATATGGGTGGAAGAACTGTAATTAATGCAGTTAAATAA